One genomic region from Sulfurimonas sp. encodes:
- the typA gene encoding translational GTPase TypA — translation MQKIRNIAVIAHVDHGKTTLVDGLLEQSGTFGDHEQHDERAMDSNDLERERGITILSKNTAIRYKGHKINIIDTPGHADFGGEVERVLKMVDGVLVLVDAYEGVMPQTKFVVKKMLALGKKPIVVINKIDKDSADPDRVVDEMFDLFADMGATDDQQDFPIIYAAARDGMAKMDMADPDGDFTCIFDAIINDVPEPDGDAANPLQAQVFTLDYDNYVGKIGISRIFNGTVNKGDNIMLAKADGEMVKGKISKLIGFHGLNRMEIEQAEAGDIVAFAGMETVDVGDTVADPVHPVALDPMHIEEPTLTVVFAVNDSPLAGKEGKHVTSNKLRERLESEMVTNVAMKLETVGEGKFKVSGRGELQITILAENMRRENFEFSISRPEVIVKTIEGVKCEPFEHLVIDVPEELSGTVIERLGKRKAEMKSMLPMGSGFQRIEFEIPARALIGFRGQFLTDTKGEGVMNHSFLEFRPFSGSVESRSYGALVSMTPGSTLAFSLFSIQDRGVLFIGVQTEVYEGMIIGEHSRSNDLVVNPIKGKAQSNVRSSGADEAIKLVPFRDMSLERALEWIEEDELLEVTPKSIRIRKKLLTENERKRNSRGTKRD, via the coding sequence ATGCAAAAAATAAGAAATATTGCAGTTATTGCACATGTTGACCACGGTAAAACAACATTGGTTGATGGACTACTAGAGCAATCTGGTACATTTGGCGATCATGAACAACATGATGAAAGAGCGATGGACTCAAACGATTTAGAGCGCGAAAGAGGAATTACGATTCTTTCTAAAAATACAGCTATTCGTTATAAAGGTCATAAAATTAATATTATTGATACTCCCGGTCATGCTGACTTTGGTGGAGAAGTTGAACGCGTACTTAAGATGGTTGATGGTGTTTTAGTCCTTGTAGATGCTTATGAAGGTGTTATGCCTCAAACTAAGTTTGTTGTTAAGAAGATGCTCGCACTTGGTAAAAAACCAATCGTTGTAATTAACAAAATCGATAAAGATTCTGCTGACCCAGATAGAGTTGTTGATGAGATGTTTGACCTTTTTGCAGATATGGGTGCTACTGATGACCAACAAGATTTTCCTATTATATATGCAGCTGCTCGTGATGGTATGGCTAAAATGGATATGGCTGATCCTGATGGAGATTTTACTTGTATTTTTGATGCTATTATAAATGATGTTCCAGAGCCAGATGGAGATGCAGCAAATCCTCTTCAAGCTCAGGTATTTACACTTGATTATGATAACTATGTTGGAAAAATCGGAATTAGCCGTATCTTTAATGGCACAGTAAATAAGGGCGATAATATTATGCTTGCAAAAGCTGATGGTGAAATGGTTAAGGGTAAGATTTCTAAACTTATTGGTTTTCATGGTTTAAACAGAATGGAAATAGAACAAGCTGAAGCTGGAGATATCGTTGCATTTGCTGGTATGGAAACGGTTGATGTTGGTGACACCGTTGCTGATCCTGTTCATCCAGTTGCACTTGACCCTATGCATATTGAAGAGCCTACTCTTACAGTTGTATTTGCTGTAAACGATTCTCCTTTAGCTGGAAAAGAAGGTAAGCATGTTACTTCAAACAAACTTCGTGAGCGTTTGGAGTCTGAAATGGTAACAAATGTTGCTATGAAGCTTGAAACTGTTGGCGAGGGTAAATTTAAAGTTTCAGGTCGTGGTGAACTTCAAATTACTATATTAGCTGAAAATATGCGTCGTGAAAATTTTGAGTTTTCTATCTCTCGTCCAGAAGTTATCGTTAAAACGATAGAGGGTGTTAAATGTGAACCATTTGAGCATCTAGTTATTGATGTTCCTGAAGAGTTGTCTGGTACTGTTATAGAGCGTCTTGGTAAAAGAAAGGCTGAGATGAAATCAATGCTTCCAATGGGTTCAGGCTTCCAAAGAATTGAGTTTGAGATTCCTGCTCGTGCACTTATCGGTTTTAGAGGTCAGTTTTTAACAGATACAAAAGGAGAGGGTGTTATGAACCACTCTTTCTTAGAGTTCCGTCCATTTAGCGGTTCTGTTGAATCTCGCTCTTATGGAGCTTTAGTTTCAATGACTCCAGGTTCAACTCTTGCTTTTTCACTATTTTCTATTCAAGACCGTGGTGTTCTTTTCATCGGAGTTCAAACTGAGGTTTATGAAGGTATGATTATTGGTGAGCATTCTCGTTCTAACGATTTAGTTGTTAACCCGATTAAAGGTAAAGCACAATCAAATGTTCGTTCTTCTGGTGCTGATGAAGCTATTAAACTTGTGCCATTTAGAGATATGTCACTAGAACGCGCTTTAGAGTGGATAGAAGAAGATGAGCTACTTGAAGTTACGCCAAAGTCTATTAGAATTCGTAAAAAACTTTTAACAGAAAATGAAAGAAAAAGAAATTCTAGAGGAACAAAAAGAGATTAA
- a CDS encoding DUF2325 domain-containing protein gives MSILLIGGDKVSKITELLKSLGATKTTHWDSRKNSTSHKKIPANTDAIIMLIDFLKHNSMSHFKKSAKKQDIPLICTRRGTASVEAEFSKFLETRNV, from the coding sequence ATGTCTATTTTACTGATAGGTGGAGATAAGGTTTCTAAAATAACAGAATTACTAAAATCTCTTGGCGCTACAAAAACAACACACTGGGATTCAAGAAAGAATTCAACTTCTCATAAAAAGATTCCTGCTAATACAGATGCAATAATTATGTTGATAGATTTTTTAAAGCATAATTCTATGAGTCATTTTAAAAAATCTGCTAAAAAACAAGATATACCTTTGATATGTACACGCAGAGGTACAGCTAGTGTTGAAGCAGAGTTTAGCAAATTTTTGGAGACACGAAATGTTTGA
- a CDS encoding SUMF1/EgtB/PvdO family nonheme iron enzyme: protein MLIRLLLLSIIPLLLLANTDRALQRMKIEQRVALVIGNNKYDSKKLSNLQNPINDARAMRSKLKNLGFKVYYGENLTVRQMDKKLRKFSSKLSNGGVGLFFFAGHGVESRGRNYLIGKDSNLDHKDEINYESLELNKVLDKMKNSGNRLNIVLLDACRNDPFSRSGGGGLAKSTAKGTFIVYATSPGDVASDGNGKHGAFTQQILKHIDAKGLTLERVFKRVKIGVINSTNQNQRPWVSNDITGDFYFKLPSGSTTSVVLISSTKTKSEAKATPPKYPLTITTQPSDAKVSITNIKPRYKDGIKLASAKYNIKVSKKDYKTKYLTANINNQALNIKVVLGNVASASLKRPALKSGEKEFFQEVKIENSKEYYEMYLAEYPNGHYTIDSKSFLANEKTKARQAKKQEELNAWYNVKDSNYGSDFKKFLNSYPNGLHARLARLKAKKYKNNINILEHFVHIKAGSFQMGLNSGLKNEKPIHRVNINYDFYIGKYEVTFNEYDKFCESTGRTKPKDEGWGRGNRPVTNVSWHDAKAYTSWLSQKTGKIYRLPTEAEWEFVARAGTTTKYSFGNSKSNLGSYAWYDNNSNNKTHIVGQKQANPWGVYDMHGNVWEWCEDWYTNSYSNTPRDGSDNNSGSQNTRVLRGGSWYYNAVYLRSAYRNWNVPDYSYYTFGFRVVFLP, encoded by the coding sequence ATGCTTATCCGTTTACTCCTACTATCAATCATTCCCTTACTACTCCTAGCAAATACAGACCGTGCTTTACAAAGAATGAAGATAGAACAAAGAGTAGCTTTAGTTATAGGAAATAACAAATACGATAGTAAAAAACTCTCTAACCTACAAAACCCAATAAATGATGCAAGAGCAATGAGAAGTAAACTAAAAAACTTAGGTTTTAAAGTTTACTATGGAGAAAACCTTACAGTAAGACAGATGGATAAAAAACTAAGAAAGTTTTCTTCTAAACTAAGTAATGGTGGAGTAGGACTCTTTTTCTTTGCAGGTCATGGAGTAGAGTCAAGAGGAAGAAACTACCTTATAGGTAAAGACTCTAACCTAGACCATAAAGATGAAATAAATTATGAGTCATTAGAACTAAATAAAGTCCTAGATAAAATGAAAAACTCAGGAAACAGACTAAACATAGTCCTACTAGATGCTTGTAGAAATGACCCCTTTAGTAGAAGTGGTGGAGGTGGATTAGCTAAGAGTACAGCTAAAGGAACTTTTATAGTATATGCAACAAGCCCAGGTGATGTAGCAAGTGATGGAAATGGTAAACATGGAGCTTTTACTCAACAAATACTAAAACATATAGATGCTAAAGGTTTAACACTAGAAAGAGTCTTTAAAAGAGTAAAGATAGGAGTCATAAACTCCACTAACCAAAACCAAAGACCTTGGGTAAGTAATGATATAACAGGAGATTTTTACTTTAAACTTCCAAGCGGAAGTACGACTTCAGTCGTACTTATAAGCTCCACTAAAACTAAAAGTGAGGCTAAAGCCACACCTCCGAAATATCCACTAACCATAACAACACAACCCTCAGATGCAAAAGTAAGTATAACAAACATAAAACCAAGATACAAAGATGGTATAAAACTAGCATCTGCAAAGTACAACATAAAAGTTAGCAAAAAAGATTATAAAACTAAATACCTAACAGCAAACATAAACAACCAAGCACTAAACATAAAAGTAGTTCTCGGAAATGTGGCTTCAGCTTCACTTAAACGCCCAGCACTTAAATCAGGTGAAAAAGAGTTCTTCCAAGAAGTAAAAATAGAAAACTCAAAAGAATACTACGAAATGTACTTAGCAGAATACCCAAACGGTCACTACACCATAGATTCTAAATCTTTTTTAGCAAATGAAAAAACAAAAGCAAGACAAGCAAAAAAACAAGAAGAACTAAACGCTTGGTATAATGTAAAAGACTCTAACTACGGTTCAGACTTTAAAAAGTTTTTAAACTCTTACCCAAATGGTTTACACGCAAGACTAGCAAGACTAAAAGCTAAAAAGTATAAAAATAACATAAATATTCTAGAACATTTCGTCCACATAAAAGCAGGAAGCTTTCAGATGGGCTTAAACAGTGGTCTTAAAAATGAAAAACCAATCCATAGAGTAAACATAAATTATGATTTTTATATAGGTAAGTATGAGGTAACATTTAACGAATATGATAAATTTTGTGAAAGTACAGGTAGAACTAAACCAAAAGATGAAGGTTGGGGAAGAGGAAACAGACCAGTTACAAATGTTTCTTGGCATGATGCAAAAGCATACACTTCATGGCTAAGTCAAAAAACAGGAAAAATTTATAGACTACCAACAGAAGCAGAGTGGGAGTTCGTAGCAAGAGCAGGAACAACTACCAAATACAGCTTTGGAAATTCAAAAAGTAACTTAGGCTCTTACGCTTGGTACGATAATAACTCAAACAATAAAACTCATATAGTAGGACAAAAACAAGCAAACCCATGGGGAGTATATGATATGCATGGTAATGTTTGGGAATGGTGTGAAGACTGGTACACAAACTCATATTCAAACACACCAAGAGATGGAAGTGATAATAATAGTGGTTCTCAAAACACAAGAGTCCTTCGTGGTGGTTCTTGGTACTATAATGCTGTCTATCTTCGCTCGGCTTACCGTAACTGGAACGTCCCAGACTACTCGTACTATACTTTTGGGTTTCGTGTGGTTTTTCTCCCCTAG
- the queF gene encoding preQ(1) synthase, giving the protein MKYGEKIVNEFNIDKDLEIWPNEHERNYLIKMTLPEFSCLCPRSGYPDYATIYLEYTPDKWVVELKAMKLYINSFRDKHVSHENSANEIYEVLDKKLKPKYMKIIADYNPRGNVHTVIEIDSSKI; this is encoded by the coding sequence ATGAAATATGGCGAAAAAATTGTTAACGAGTTTAATATAGACAAAGATTTAGAAATATGGCCAAATGAGCATGAAAGAAATTATCTTATAAAGATGACTTTGCCAGAGTTTTCGTGCTTGTGCCCAAGAAGTGGATATCCAGATTATGCTACAATTTACTTAGAATACACACCAGATAAATGGGTTGTAGAACTTAAAGCGATGAAGTTGTATATAAATTCTTTTAGAGATAAACATGTAAGTCATGAAAACTCTGCAAATGAAATATATGAAGTTCTAGATAAAAAACTAAAACCAAAATATATGAAAATTATTGCTGATTATAACCCAAGAGGCAATGTTCATACTGTTATAGAAATAGATAGCTCTAAAATATAA
- a CDS encoding CCA tRNA nucleotidyltransferase, with the protein MIDYPNYLNKIFYKLLQNNAHIIIVGGYVRDFLLHNNAQASKDIDIEIYNISSYEKLDTLLKEFGKVNSVGKSFGVCKLSLANIDLDFTLPRIDSKVASGHKGFEVEVKKDLDFSEASRRRDFTMNAIGFDVFKKEILDPHNGVKDLEKKILKMVDAKTFVDDPLRVLRAVQFCARFELKMDANLFNLCSQMIKKDMLLELPKERVYGEIKKLLLKSKRPSIGFKLLNKLKATIKIEANLFEVLDALANENITNIKTKEVLMLVLLSYKQDLEQTKKFISKLSNEIKLASRVSALVVNLPLALDLTKKEFSDYEVFKLATLVNIEEIFTLLKVIYGVDNKLYLRAKELGILNTKLPAIIKGRDLISLGLNPSRKFKTILDASYDAQMQGVFQTSSEAKEWLLANHLRLSV; encoded by the coding sequence ATGATTGATTATCCAAACTATTTAAATAAAATCTTTTATAAACTGCTTCAAAATAATGCTCATATTATTATCGTAGGGGGTTATGTTCGTGATTTTTTACTTCATAACAATGCTCAAGCATCTAAAGATATAGATATCGAGATTTATAATATCTCTTCGTATGAAAAACTAGACACTCTACTAAAAGAGTTTGGCAAAGTTAATAGCGTTGGAAAAAGTTTTGGAGTTTGTAAACTTTCTTTAGCAAATATAGACTTAGATTTTACTCTACCGAGAATTGATTCAAAAGTAGCATCTGGACATAAAGGCTTTGAGGTTGAAGTTAAAAAAGATTTAGACTTTAGTGAGGCTTCAAGACGAAGAGATTTTACTATGAATGCCATAGGTTTTGATGTTTTTAAAAAAGAGATTTTAGACCCACACAATGGCGTAAAAGACTTAGAGAAAAAAATCCTAAAAATGGTAGATGCAAAAACTTTTGTTGATGACCCTCTTAGAGTTTTAAGGGCGGTGCAGTTTTGTGCTAGATTTGAGTTAAAAATGGATGCTAACTTATTTAACCTATGTTCACAGATGATAAAAAAAGATATGCTTTTAGAACTACCAAAAGAGAGGGTATATGGAGAAATTAAAAAACTTTTACTTAAATCTAAAAGACCTTCTATTGGGTTTAAACTTTTAAATAAACTAAAAGCCACGATTAAAATCGAGGCAAATTTATTCGAGGTTTTAGACGCTTTAGCAAATGAAAACATTACTAATATTAAAACAAAAGAAGTTTTAATGTTAGTCCTACTTTCTTACAAACAAGACCTAGAACAAACAAAAAAATTTATATCTAAACTTAGCAACGAAATAAAGTTAGCATCTAGAGTGTCTGCTCTTGTTGTAAACTTACCATTAGCACTTGATTTAACTAAAAAAGAATTTAGTGATTATGAAGTGTTTAAACTTGCAACTTTAGTCAATATTGAGGAAATTTTCACTCTTTTAAAAGTAATTTATGGGGTTGATAATAAACTTTATCTAAGAGCAAAAGAGTTAGGTATTTTAAACACTAAACTCCCTGCTATCATAAAAGGAAGGGACTTAATATCTTTAGGACTTAATCCATCTAGGAAGTTTAAAACTATACTAGATGCTAGCTATGACGCACAGATGCAAGGTGTCTTTCAAACTTCAAGTGAAGCAAAAGAATGGCTACTGGCCAATCACCTTAGACTTTCTGTTTAG
- the gyrB gene encoding DNA topoisomerase (ATP-hydrolyzing) subunit B, with translation MENYGASNIKVLKGLEAVRKRPGMYIGDTGHRGLHHLVYEVVDNSIDEAMAGHCDTITIELTKEGTCRVSDNGRGIPTDLHPTEGISAATVVLTVLHAGGKFDKDTYKVSGGLHGVGVSVVNALSGDLKMTIYREKEVFEQNFKAGIPQEVLAVVGKTRKTGTTIEFAPDPSIFTETITFEYEFLSKRFKELAYLNPFITIVFTDERTDTTETYHFEGGIAQYVVDMNKKTQVASTYSFSAKIEDIEFDIALLYNDGYEEKLASFVNNIRTPNGGTHEAGFRAGLTRVISNYNSKNGAAKEKDVKISGDDVREGLIAIVSCRVPEPQFEGQTKGKLGNTYVRPLVQRQTYELLSKYFEENPIEAKAIVSKALAAARGREAAKKARELTRRKDVMSVGTLPGKLADCQSKDASICELYLVEGDSAGGSAKMGRDRVFQAILPLKGKILNVEKARLEKILKSDEITNMITAMGCGIGEEYKEEKIRYHKIIIMTDADVDGSHIQTLLLTFFFRHFRDIVEKGYLYLAQPPLYRYKKGKKEIYFKDDREMNDYLISNGIESLNVDGVGHNDLVSYFRMVDHYRGSLVALERRYALVDLIRHFIENPDLIGLGIDAMYKEVEKFLVANENNILTKSITEDSIHIFVQTKDGMEELLINDDLFSAPHFNEASFVYKKIQEWDLTFDEDILQVLENINDYAKKGAYIQRYKGLGEMNPDQLWETTMTPENRVLLQVTIEDGEVASDAFTLFMGDEVEPRRNYIETHAKDVKHLDV, from the coding sequence ATGGAAAATTACGGTGCTAGTAATATTAAAGTCCTTAAGGGATTAGAAGCTGTTAGAAAACGACCAGGTATGTATATTGGTGATACTGGACATCGTGGTCTTCATCATCTTGTTTATGAAGTTGTTGATAACTCGATAGATGAAGCTATGGCAGGTCATTGTGATACTATCACCATTGAACTTACAAAAGAGGGAACTTGTAGAGTAAGTGATAATGGACGGGGTATTCCCACTGATTTGCATCCAACAGAAGGAATAAGCGCTGCTACTGTTGTTTTAACAGTTTTACATGCTGGTGGAAAGTTTGATAAAGACACATATAAAGTATCTGGTGGCCTCCATGGAGTTGGTGTTTCTGTTGTAAATGCACTCTCTGGCGATTTAAAGATGACTATTTACAGAGAAAAAGAGGTATTTGAGCAAAATTTTAAGGCTGGTATTCCTCAAGAAGTTTTAGCAGTTGTAGGAAAAACCCGTAAAACAGGTACAACTATTGAGTTTGCACCAGACCCTAGTATCTTTACTGAAACCATAACTTTTGAGTATGAATTTCTTTCAAAAAGATTTAAAGAGTTAGCGTACTTAAATCCATTTATAACTATTGTTTTTACAGATGAGAGAACAGATACTACTGAAACTTATCATTTTGAAGGTGGTATTGCTCAGTATGTTGTAGATATGAATAAAAAGACTCAAGTTGCTTCAACTTATTCTTTTTCTGCAAAAATAGAAGATATTGAGTTTGATATAGCTCTTTTATATAACGATGGTTATGAGGAAAAACTTGCTTCTTTTGTAAACAACATTAGAACTCCAAATGGTGGAACACATGAGGCTGGTTTTAGAGCTGGTTTAACTCGTGTTATCTCTAACTATAACTCTAAAAATGGAGCAGCAAAAGAAAAAGATGTAAAAATATCTGGTGATGATGTAAGAGAAGGTCTTATAGCCATCGTTTCTTGTCGTGTTCCTGAACCTCAGTTTGAAGGACAAACTAAAGGTAAACTAGGAAACACTTATGTAAGACCTTTAGTACAAAGACAGACTTATGAGCTACTAAGTAAGTATTTTGAAGAAAATCCAATCGAAGCAAAAGCTATAGTTTCTAAAGCACTTGCTGCTGCAAGAGGTAGAGAAGCTGCTAAAAAAGCAAGAGAATTAACTCGTAGGAAAGATGTTATGAGTGTTGGAACTCTTCCTGGAAAACTTGCTGATTGCCAAAGTAAAGATGCTAGTATTTGTGAACTTTACTTAGTGGAAGGGGATTCTGCTGGTGGTTCTGCTAAGATGGGTAGAGATAGAGTTTTTCAAGCAATTTTACCACTTAAAGGTAAGATTTTAAATGTTGAAAAAGCAAGATTAGAAAAAATTCTAAAATCTGATGAAATTACAAACATGATAACAGCAATGGGTTGTGGAATTGGTGAAGAATATAAAGAAGAAAAGATTCGTTATCATAAAATTATCATCATGACAGATGCTGATGTTGATGGTAGTCATATCCAAACTCTGCTTTTAACATTTTTCTTTCGTCATTTTAGAGATATCGTAGAAAAAGGTTACTTGTATCTTGCTCAACCACCTCTTTATCGTTATAAAAAAGGTAAAAAAGAGATTTACTTTAAAGATGATAGAGAGATGAATGATTATCTTATTAGCAATGGTATAGAGTCTTTAAATGTTGATGGAGTAGGACATAACGACCTAGTTTCATACTTTAGAATGGTTGATCATTATAGAGGTTCTTTAGTTGCCTTAGAGCGTAGATATGCTCTTGTTGACCTCATAAGACACTTCATAGAAAATCCAGACCTCATAGGTCTTGGTATAGATGCTATGTATAAAGAAGTTGAGAAATTTTTAGTAGCAAATGAAAACAATATTTTAACAAAAAGTATAACTGAAGATTCTATTCACATTTTTGTTCAAACAAAAGATGGAATGGAAGAGTTACTTATAAACGATGACCTTTTTTCTGCTCCACATTTTAATGAGGCTTCTTTTGTTTATAAAAAAATTCAAGAGTGGGATTTAACTTTTGATGAAGATATCCTTCAAGTATTAGAAAATATAAATGACTATGCTAAAAAAGGTGCATATATTCAGCGCTACAAAGGTCTAGGTGAGATGAATCCAGATCAACTTTGGGAAACTACTATGACACCAGAAAATCGTGTTTTACTTCAAGTAACTATTGAAGATGGAGAAGTTGCATCTGACGCATTTACTCTGTTTATGGGCGATGAGGTTGAGCCTCGCCGTAACTATATAGAAACACATGCTAAAGATGTTAAGCATCTAGATGTGTAG
- a CDS encoding GGDEF domain-containing protein has translation MLLPQTKEREYRFRLALRMGLPIFAMVILLFTTTFLTNDESLNTAFYIESILLIAFSIYFIFYIIYNSFDIRITESVTKTFTREYLFGYLRREIKKNDDYTLLLISIDNLHDINDRYGIKNGDRVLKDIARWIGKYLQAKELENFPMGHIKGGDFVIGLRGKSIKHFTMLELFCLKSDDFKVDDIEVKISASITDTLYSRRLDFLIENLFEQQLANKEQKLLKENTQEIDPNKVESFVVNALKNRHFVMMTQDIYENEKSNIKECFVKLKTPDKKIIHQKTYMKILDKLGLMASFDLMILEENISRCEESSDDIFALNISPTSLRNPKFIYKARELISLNKKIKNKIIFLLNESHYYSQTTRYNTTLKSFRDLGVKIAVDRLGAIHTSFLYLRDLDIDIVRFDSFYTKEIKDEKYRSTIDGFSLMARERGIKTWVKMIETQEVNEIVKELKIDYTQGIYLAPMIKKYESGK, from the coding sequence ATGCTACTTCCTCAAACAAAAGAGAGAGAGTACCGCTTTAGACTAGCGCTAAGAATGGGTCTTCCCATTTTTGCCATGGTCATACTTCTTTTTACAACTACTTTTTTAACAAATGATGAGAGTCTAAATACTGCATTTTATATAGAATCTATTTTACTTATCGCCTTTAGCATCTATTTTATTTTTTATATTATTTATAATAGTTTTGATATAAGAATTACCGAATCAGTTACAAAAACATTTACAAGAGAGTATCTCTTTGGGTATCTAAGAAGAGAGATTAAAAAAAATGATGATTACACTCTTTTACTCATAAGTATAGACAATCTTCATGATATAAATGATAGATACGGTATAAAAAATGGAGATAGAGTTTTAAAAGATATTGCTAGGTGGATAGGAAAATATCTTCAAGCTAAAGAGTTAGAAAATTTCCCTATGGGACATATAAAAGGTGGGGATTTTGTTATTGGCTTAAGAGGTAAAAGTATAAAGCATTTTACAATGCTAGAGCTGTTTTGTCTTAAAAGTGATGATTTTAAAGTTGATGATATTGAGGTAAAAATAAGTGCATCTATAACAGATACACTTTATTCAAGACGATTAGATTTTTTGATAGAAAATCTTTTTGAACAACAACTAGCTAACAAAGAACAAAAACTTCTTAAAGAAAATACTCAAGAAATAGACCCAAATAAAGTAGAATCTTTTGTTGTAAATGCTCTTAAAAATCGCCATTTTGTTATGATGACTCAAGATATTTATGAAAATGAAAAAAGCAATATTAAAGAGTGTTTTGTAAAGTTAAAAACTCCAGATAAGAAAATAATACACCAAAAAACATATATGAAGATACTTGACAAACTAGGTTTAATGGCCTCGTTTGACTTGATGATTTTAGAAGAAAATATCTCTAGATGCGAGGAAAGTAGTGATGATATTTTTGCCCTAAATATCTCTCCAACATCTTTAAGAAATCCAAAGTTTATATATAAAGCAAGAGAGCTAATAAGTTTAAATAAAAAAATAAAAAATAAAATAATATTTTTACTAAATGAATCACACTATTACTCACAAACCACTAGGTATAACACAACTTTAAAGTCTTTTAGAGATTTGGGTGTTAAGATAGCTGTTGATAGGCTAGGAGCTATTCATACTAGCTTTTTATACTTAAGAGATTTAGATATAGATATAGTGAGATTTGATTCATTTTATACCAAAGAGATAAAAGATGAAAAATATAGAAGTACCATAGATGGTTTTAGTCTTATGGCAAGAGAAAGAGGCATCAAAACTTGGGTTAAAATGATAGAAACACAAGAGGTAAATGAGATAGTTAAAGAGTTAAAAATCGACTATACTCAAGGAATCTACCTAGCACCAATGATAAAAAAATATGAAAGTGGGAAATGA